In Notamacropus eugenii isolate mMacEug1 chromosome 1, mMacEug1.pri_v2, whole genome shotgun sequence, one genomic interval encodes:
- the C1H16orf78 gene encoding uncharacterized protein C16orf78 homolog has translation MSNLTPWSSFSPHLPGNTEKPNISSWSGREKRKSIYHVKPTEVTKMSDLNTLSWEPAKQKIRWKGSKERKLSDLTHVTEGLDRNQGKSLAAAHKKETNQLIKTKQSLENLKHLQEYRMIQEEKKLRKLLLKPTREYQLDSLPHIPFFLRNSLKQMKISSEDSSFIQDPSYLTTLKDANKKLLGDLDGPEVVMSATPRMSIPRRTSTDPSTNQDTFSSRKGMTTKVTDPQSSFQGYDRKIRNLIDKTPYVKPEITSTLLQPQEVLSCRYLRLSKNNIQTLLRLCNEAGMNIDIHPHMNESEMNANKIFDRKSSIAL, from the exons ATGTCAAATTTGACACCATggtcttccttctcacctcacTTGCCAGGTAATACAGAAAAACCTAACATTTCATCCTggtcaggaagagaaaaaagaaaatctatctaTCATGTCAAACCAACAGAGGTCACTAaaatgtcagatttgaacacattgTCCTGGGAACCTGCAAAACAGAAGATAAGATGGAAGGGGAGCAAGGAAAGGAAGTTATCAGATTTAACACACGTCACAGAGGGGCTGGATCGGAACCAAGGAAAGTCCTTGGCTGCTGCCCACAAGAAAGAGACCAATCAA TTGATTAAGACCAAACAATCACTGGAAAACCTGAAGCATCTTCAAGAATACAGGAtgattcaagaagaaaaaaagcttagAAAACTATTATTGAAACCCACAAGAGAATACCAACTGGACAGCCTTCCTCATATTCCG TTCTTCCTGAGGAATTCcctgaaacaaatgaaaatatcttCAGAGGATTCTTCATTTATCCAAGATCCTAGCTATCTCACCACTTTGAAGGATGCAAACAAGAAGTTACTCGGAG aCTTGGATGGGCCAGAAGTTGTGATGTCAGCAACCCCACGAATGAGCATACCACGTAGGACCAGCACGGATCCTAGCACCAACCAGGATACCTTTTCTTCCCGTAAGGGAATGACTACAAAAGTGACAGACCCCCAATCTAGTTTCCAGGGGTATGATCGCAAGATAAGGAATTTAATTGACAAGACTCCATATGTGAAGCCAGAAATAACCTCCACACTGTTGCAGCCCCAGGAAGTCCTGAGCTGTAG GTACTTGCGGCTCTCCAAGAACAATATCCAGACCTTGCTCAGGCTGTGTAATGAAGCAGGAATGAATATAGACATTCATCCTCACATGAATGAATCTGAAATGAATGCCAACAAGATATTCGACAGAAAATCTAGCATAGCCCTCTAA